From the genome of Vicia villosa cultivar HV-30 ecotype Madison, WI linkage group LG2, Vvil1.0, whole genome shotgun sequence, one region includes:
- the LOC131649681 gene encoding uncharacterized protein LOC131649681, whose product MDFVTGLPSTPKGRDTIWVIFNRLTKSAHFAPINISFPVPKLAEIYIRVIVKLHGVPSSIISDRDQSFTFKFWKTLHDALGSKDYRKGETNQREDEIFPEQAKSYHDKRRKNLEFQARDHVGAVAYRVALPPNLSNLHDVFHVSQLRKYILDPSHVILMDDVQVRDNLIAETVPVRIEDCQVKKMRGKEISLVKLVWGGVVGDNATWELESKMRESYPEMFASNL is encoded by the exons ATGGATTTTGTGACGGGGCTGCCCAGTACTCCCAAAGGACGTGATACAATTTGGGTGATTTTTAATCGGTTGACGAAATCAGCTCATTTTGCTCCGATTAATATCAGTTTTCCTGTGCCAAAGTTGGCGGAGATTTATATCCGTGTGATTGTAAAGCTTCATGGTGTTCCGTCAAGTATTATCTCAGATAGAGATCAGAGTTTTACCTTTAAGTTTTGGAAAACTTTGCATGATGCTTTGGGCTCTAAAG ACTATCGAAAAGGTGAAACTAATCAGAGAGAAGATGAAATCTTCCCAGAGCAGGCCaaaagttaccatgataagaggaggaaaaaTCTTGAATTTCAAGCGAGAGACCAT GTGGGGGCTGTTGCATATAGAGTGGCTTTGCCacctaatctttcgaatttgcatgatgtgtttcatgtttcGCAACTCCGAAAGTATATTTTAGATCCCTCTCATGTGATTCtgatggacgatgtgcaagtgagagataatcTTATAGCTGAGACGGTACCTGTACGGATCGAGGATTGTCAAGTAAAGAAGATGAGGGGCAAGGAAATTTCTCTAGTAAAGCTTGTTTGGGGAGGAGTTGTTGGGGATAATGCGACGTGGGAATTAGAAAGTAAGATGCGAGAGTCGTATCCAGAGATGTTTGCATCaa ATTTGTGA